In a genomic window of Coregonus clupeaformis isolate EN_2021a unplaced genomic scaffold, ASM2061545v1 scaf1752, whole genome shotgun sequence:
- the LOC121532652 gene encoding trafficking protein particle complex subunit 5-like, which yields METRFTMGKSAILERSLTRPKTEVSVSAFALLFSEMVQYCQSRVYSVSELQARLADLGQGVGASLLDVLVLREKNGKRETKVLNILLFIKVSVWRALFGKEADKLEQANDDDKTYYIIEKEPLINAFISVPKENSTLNCAAFTGGVVEAILTHSGFPAKVTVHWHKGTTLMIKFDEAVIARDKALEGR from the exons ATGGAGACTCGCTTCACCATGGGCAAGTCTGCGATTCTAGAGCGCTCGCTCACCCGACCCAAGACTGAGGTCAGCGTGAGCGCATTCGCCCTACTCTTCTCTGAGATGGTGCAGTACTGCCAGAGTCGGGTGTACTCTGTGTCCGAGCTGCAGGCACGCTTGGCAGACTTGGGTCAAGGCGTGGGGGCCAGCCTGCTGGACGTGCTGGTGTTGAGAGAGAAGAATGGAAAAAGGGAAACCAAAGTGTTGAACATACTGCTCTTCATCAAG GTGTCGGTTTGGAGGGCCCTGTTCGGCAAGGAGGCAGACAAGCTGGAGCAGGCCAACGACGACGACAAGACCTACTATATCATTGAGAAGGAGCCCCTGATCAACGCCTTCATCTCGGTGCCCAAGGAGAACAGCACGCTCAACTGTGCCGCTTTCACCGGGGGCGTGGTGGAGGCCATTCTCACACACAGCGGCTTCCCCGCCAAGGTCACGGTGCACTGGCACAAGGGCACCACGCTCATGATCAAGTTTGACGAGGCCGTCATCGCCCGAGACAAGGCACTGGAGGGCAGATAG
- the LOC121533254 gene encoding N-acetylmuramoyl-L-alanine amidase-like — MTIVVVWLFIVAGTCYSVLCSENHLRDMDSFISAVEQAEDSNPDLSPLALVRSLRRTAGHEDPLTLHFLGASNNISHTHNSVFNATLFGFFDKAIHHFVTDRGAERGVVLTQDGTTVAIAPMLLGIEVGLKAKLEGTPPLGMFPLTLAKNLGLSFLSLQDFPPAQRLGPDGCWDNVAHPRVFQLSRVPTLATDALINGGMDGSILGMDLATLAPSEQPGKLSEVLKGYYNHVLDGQDLGVVYSHISPKRREIAQALLGTLDTQRQVMETLYLVWRLEDTQWIANDTGVEKAVRDGMLEFVHRYWDCPPIIPRCQWGAAPYRGSPFPLALPLPFLYIHHTYQPDRPCRSFRQCSRNMRAMQRFHQEDRGWADIGYSFVVGSDGYIYEGRGWHHIGTHTRGQNSYGYGVAFIGNYSSSLPSRHTLDLVRQHLAKCAVDGGRLQSNFTLYGHRQLVDTSCPGDALYSEIRGWEHFGETSSLKKDQ; from the exons ATGACTATAGTGGTTGTATGGCTCTTCATTGTGGCTGGAACGTGCTACAGCGTTCTCTGTTCAG AGAACCACCTGCGGGACATGGACAGTTTCATCAGTGCCGTTGAGCAGGCTGAGGACTCTAACCCAGACCTGTCACCACTAGCCCTGGTGAGGAGCCTCCGTAGGACGGCCGGACACGAGGATCCTCTCACCCTGCACTTCCTGGGGGCCTCCAACAACATCAGCCACACCCACAACTCTGTGTTCAACGCCACTCTCTTTGGCTTCTTCGACAAAGCCATCCACCATTTTGTGACGGACCGTGGTGCAGAGAGAGGGGTCGTTCTGACCCAAGATGGCACCACAGTGGCCATCGCTCCCATGCTTCTAGGCATCGAGGTGGGGCTGAAAGCTAAGCTGGAAGGCACCCCTCCTCTGGGCATGTTTCCCCTCACCTTGGCCAAAAACCTAGGGTTGTCGTTCCTTAGCCTCCAGGACTTTCCACCCGCTCAGCGTCTGGGGCCGGACGGCTGCTGGGACAACGTGGCCCACCCCAGGGTGTTCCAGCTATCGCGTGTGCCCACCCTGGCCACCGATGCCCTCATCAACGGGGGAATGGATGGGTCCATCTTGGGCATGGACCTTGCCACCCTGGCCCCCTCTGAACAGCCTGGTAAACTCAGCGAGGTGCTGAAGGGTTACTACAACCATGTACTGGATGGGCAGGACCTGGGGGTTGTATACAGCCACATCAGCCCCAAGCGCAGGGAGATTGCCCAAGCCCTGCTGGGAACCCTGGACACCCAGAGGCAGGTGATGGAGACCCTATACTTGGTGTGGAGGCTGGAGGACACTCAGTGGATAGCCAATGATACAGGGGTGGAAAAagcagtgagagacggaatgctGGAATTTGTCCACAGATACTGGG acTGCCCTCCCATCATCCCACGGTGTCAGTGGGGGGCGGCACCCTACCGAGGGTCTCCCTTCCCTCTTGCCCTGCCCCTCCCCTTCCTGTACATCCACCACACCTACCAGCCAGACAGGCCCTGTCGCTCCTTCCGGCAATGCTCCAGGAACATGAGGGCCATGCAGCGCTTCCACCAAGAAGACCGCGGCTGGGCCGACATTGGATATAG CTTTGTGGTGGGTTCTGACGGGTACATCTACGAGGGGCGCGGCTGGCATCACATTGGCACCCACACCAGGGGGCAGAACTCTTACGGTTATGGCGTGGCCTTCATCGGCAactactcctcctctctgccctcgCGCCACACCCTGGATCTGGTGCGCCAACACCTGGCCAAGTGTGCAGTGGATGGCGGGCGCCTGCAGTCCAACTTCACCCTCTACGGGCACCGGCAGTTGGTGGACACCTCCTGTCCAGGAGACGCACTCTACTCAGAGATCAGGGGCTGGGAGCACTTTGGG GAAACCAGCTCATtgaaaaaggaccaatga